TGGCACTTAGCTCAGGTACCACGCCCACATGACGAGCTGCAGCCATAGCGGCAAGACCATTGCGCACATTGTGCATACCGGTGAGATCCCACTCCACACGCGCCACTTTGGCACCCTCGAACAGCACACTAAAGCTGCTGCCATCCGCGGCAATATTCACCGCTCGCCAGTCGCCGGCACTGATTCCCGGCTGATCCTCACTGGCAAAGCGCTGAACTTCACTCCAGCAACCCTGCTGCAATACCTGCTCCACATTATCTTCTGCGGCGCTGACAATCAGGCCGTTGCCGGGCACCGTGCGAACTAGATGATGAAACTGCCGCTGGATCGCCGCCAAATCGTCGAAGATATCGGCGTGATCGAACTCCAGGTTGTTGATAATCACTGTGCGTGGGCGGTAATGCACAAACTTAGAGCGCTTATCGAAGAAGGCAGTATCGTATTCGTCCGCCTCCACCACAAAGAAAGGGGAATCCCCCAAGCGCGCAGACACTCCAAAGTTGCCTGGCACCCCCCCGATCAGGAAGCCCGGTTGCATATCCGCCGCTTCCAGAATCCAGGCCAACATGCTGGCAGTTGTGGTCTTGCCGTGAGTGCCCGCTACTGCCAGTACCCAGCGCCCACCGAGGAAGTGGTCACAGAGCCACTGGGCACCGGAGGTATAGGCCAGCCCCTGTTCAAGTACCGCTTCCACGGCGGGATTACCGCGGGACATGGCATTGCCGATAATGACCAGGTCTGGGGCCGGCTCCAACTGAGCCGGGTCATAGCCCTCGGTGATCTGAATACCCGCCTGCTGTAGTTGAGTGCTCATGGGGGGGTAAACATTGGCATCGCTACCGGTGACCCGGTGTCCTTCGGCCACCGCTAATTGGGCTAGGCTGCCCATAAAGGTGCCGCAAATACCGAGAATATGGATATGCATGGCGAAAATCTGTACTCCTGGGGGTTGCGGCGCAAGCTTACCACGGCAAAACAGGCCAGTAATTGCCAAATGCCCCGTTTGCCATGCAATTTACTCGCTATTCCATTAGACTCCGCCCCCGCACAGATCGGCCTCACCCCCGGTAGGGTGGTAGGAATTTTCCAGCTACGGCCGACACCCGATACGAGCTCCCGGAGTTCCCCACTGGCGCCGCCGAAGAGCGTCCGGCGGACAACCGGATCGGGTCACTTCCCAAGATCTCTATGAAAACAGGATAACCATGTCGAAGAAGAACGCCTTTTACGCGCAGTCCGGTGGTGTGACTGCCGTAATCAATGCCTCCGCCTGCGGCGTAATAGAAGCTGCCCGTGAAAACCAGGACAAAATTGGTAAAGTCTATGCGGGGCTGAACGGCATCCTCGGCGCACTGCGTGAGGAACTGATCGACGTGAGCCAGGAAAGTGTGGAAGACATCGCCGCACTGCGTCACACCCCCTCCGGCGCCTTTGGCTCCTGCCGCTACAAGCTGAAGAGCCTGGAAGAGAACCGCGCAGAGTACGAGCGCCTGATCGAAGTATTCAAGGCCCACGATATCGGCTACTTCTTCTATAACGGCGGCGGCGACTCCGCTGACACCTGCCTGAAAGTCTCGCAGCTGTCTGAGACCATGGGTTACCCAATTCAGGCCATCCATATTCCCAAAACGGTCGACAACGATCTGCCGCTAACCGACAACTGCCCCGGCTTCGGCTCCGTAGCCAAATACGTTGCGGTTTCCACCAAGGAAGCGGCCATGGACGTAGCCTCCATGTGCGCCACCTCCACCAAGGTCTTTATCCTCGAAGTGATGGGTCGTCACGCGGGTTGGATTGCCGCTGCCGGCGCCCTGGCCCAGGAAGAGGAAGGCGATGCACCACATATTATCCTGTTCCCAGAAGTGGCCTTCGATAAAGAGAAGTTCTTGGCCAAGGTGCAAAAGACCGTGGACGAGAAAGGCTACTGCGTAATCGTCGCCTCCGAGGGCGCCCAGTACGAAGACGGCACCTTCCTCGCCGATGCCGGCACTACCGACGCCTTCGGTCACAAGCAGCTGGGCGGTGTGGCACCAACCCTCGCCAATATGATCAAAAGCGAGCTGGGCCTGAAATACCACTGGGCACTGGCCGACTACCTGCAACGCGCCGCCCGCCATATCGCCTCCGCCACCGATGTGGAGCAGGCCTACGCCGTCGGTCGCGCCGCCGTGGAAATGGCGGCAGCCGGCAAAAACGCCATTATGCCGGCAATTATTCGTGCAGAAGGTGAAGAGTACAGCTGGTCTATCGCGGAAGCGCCATTGTCTGAAGTGGCCAACGTCGAAAAATTTATGCCGAAAGAATATATTAGCGAGGACGGCTTCGGCATTACCGATGCGGGACGCGAGTACCTGTTACCGTTAATTCAGGGCGAGGACTACCCACCCTACAAAAACGGCGTACCCCAGTATGCGAAATTAAAAAAGCAGCTGGTGGAAAAGAAGCTGGATACTGAGTTTAAGGTGTAATCTTAAAACTCTTTCATCCAGATTTTAAAAAGCCCCCGAATAAAACCGGGGGCTTTTTTATTGAATATTGTTTAAGCGCTTGTTATTGCTACTCTACATCCAATCAAAATAAAAAATTATTACTATACAATTTAGCTAAATGAAACGTCTGTTCCTGATTTAGCTCTTACTATCTTCAACTCTGACTGCCTGGAGCTGAAATGCCACCAGATCCCCCTTTATTCTCATTTTAAAATCTCAAATATCTTATTGACACCACCAACTTGCCACTAAAGCCAGAAAAAACCATCACCCTAAACCCCCTAAAATTACCGCTAAAAATATCTAACAAGATACTCTTTTCTTTGTGGTAACTTTATATTTTCTCACATCTCAACCAACCCCTAGCATGTAGACACAACCCACTCAAAAAAATCAGCCACAACCGCAGAAATCGCCGCTCCAGCTCACCCACCAAACAAAAATAAAATCAAAAATCCTGAAAATTGCAAAAATACACCCTTCCTTTTGGTACAGAATTCTTAAAGAAACATCCAAATAGCAAGTGGCACAAAAGTACAAAATTTTCAATTCTCGAAAACATAATCTATAGAAGCCCGCCAATTAAAAAAATTTTTGTGAAAATATAAAAATTATAGAAAGTAATATTTGAATTCCTATAGATTCAAACTGCATAATCAGGCGCCAAAGATAACCGGTTAAAAGTTATGAACAGAAAAATTATAAAGATCTCCCTAATTGCCTTACTCCTATCCGGTTGTAGCGGTGGCGGATCTGGTAGCAGTAGCACCGGCGATACTGCTGAAAAAAATCCACCGGTAGCAAGTACCCCTTCAACAGGAGACGGTACTCCACCGGCAACAGAAGATCCCTCAAATGGAGGTGACACCTCTATTGCACCAGAGCAAGTAAAGCTAATTGCTTTAAGTTTTGAGGCAATAAAGAAGTTCCGCTTCGCGTGGATTGATGCTGAAAATGCCAGCCACTATCATTTACTGGAAAACCCCGATGGGGTTTCCGGTTTTAGACGGGTTGCTGAATATATTCCCCAAGGTAATGAATCCCTAACACTCAAACTAGAAACAGCACTCTATTCCCGAACTAATGCGCAATATATTCTACAGGCCTGCAACGGTGAGGGATCTCAAGAAAGATGTAGTGATTCAACGATACTTTCTGTTGACGATTTTTTACTGACCGGAAGCATTGGCTATTTCAAAGCGAGTAATACAGATGCCCACGATGATTTCGGCAAAGCAATCAGCCTTAGTGCTGATGGCCAGACCCTAGCAATAGGGGCACCTCGAGAGGATAGCAACACCACAGGTGTTAATGGAGATGGAAGCAATAATGATGCAGATGAATCCGGTGCGGTGTATATATTTACTCGCAGTGAAAGCGGCTGGCAACAGCAGGCCTACCTTAAAGCCAACAACAATAGAAAGTGGGAGTATTTTGGTTCAGAACTCAGTCTGAATGCCGATGGCCAGACTCTTGCAGTGGGTACTGATAGTGGTGTTTATATCTTCACCCGCAATGAAGATGACTGGCAGCAACAAGCCTACCTTAAGGCCAGTGATACAGATGCCTCTGAAAACTTCGGTGATTCACTCAGCTTTAGTAGCGATGGCCAAACTTTAGCTGTTGGGGCTTCAAGAGAGGATAGCGGAGCAGTCTATATCTTCACCCGAGATAAAGGCACCTGGCAACAGCAGGCCTACATAAAGGCTAGCAATAGCGATGAAAATGACCTTTTTGGTTATACTGTCGGCCTCAGTGCCGATGGCCAGATACTCGGAGTGGGCGCACCAAATGAAAATAGCAGTGCTACCGGTATTAACAACGATCAAAGTAACAATCGTACATATAATTCTGGTGCGGTGTATATCTTTGCCCGCAGTGACAGCGACTGGCAACAACAAGCTTACATAAAAGCTAGTAACACTGATGAAGGTGATTATTTTGGTTCTTCACTCAGTTTAAGCGCAGACGGCAAGGTCCTGGCCATAGGAGCTACAGCTGAGAGTAGCAATGCTTCCGGTATTAATGGCGATGCAAATAACAACCAGGCAACGGGTGCTGGCGCAGCTTATATTTTTATTCGCAACAACGATACTTGGCAGCAACAAGCTTATATTAAGGCAAGTAATACAAATTCTTATGACCGATTTGGTGGATCTCTCAGTCTTAGCGCCGATGGCCAGTCCCTAGCGGTAGGAGCCATTCGGGAGGGTAGCAGTGCCATTGGCATTAATGGCGATGAAGGCGATAATAGTGCAGATTGGTCTGGTGCCGTGTATATCTTCGCCCGAAGTGAGGACAACTGGCAACAGAAGGCCTACCTAAAAGCCAGTAATACCGAAAAGGGAGACTATTTTGGTTTTGGTAATATCAGCCTCAGCGCAGATGGCCAGACCTTGGCGGTAGGGGCCTTTCATGAAGATAGTGGCGCCACGGGCATCGGCGGCAATCAGCAAGATAATTCGGCATACTCTAGCGGAGCAGTATATATCTATTAGCGCTTAATTAGCCGATGAGAAACAAACTGAATTATCAGCTTGAGGGCTCAGTGAAAATTTCTTAGCACCAATCAATAAGCCCCCTCGGGGGCTTATTGATTGGTGCAACCTAAAAATTACTGTTTCTCTCCGATATCTGACCAAACCGCAAATTCATTGCCGCTGGGCTCGGCAAAATGAAAGCGCCTTCCTCCGGGGAAAGAAAAAATAGGTTTGACCACCTTAGCACCGCACCGCTCGACTTTTTGTAACGTATCTTCCAGGTCAGAACTATAGAGTACTACCAACGCGGCACCATTCACTGTTGAGCTGTGCATATCCGCCTGGAAAAAGCCACCGTCCAAGCCTGCGCCGGAGAAAGCGGAGTACTCGGGGCCATAATCTGTAAATTCCCAGCCAAAGGCCTCAGTGAAAAAAGCCTTGGTCTTTGCCAGATTCTTAGATGGGAACTCTACATAATTAATTTTTTCATGATTATCCATACCAAGCTCTCCCGATATTTTAATTTAATTCTCCCCTAACCAACGACGGGTTTTTCCGGTGTATCAACCACCCGAAAACTGCCATTGGCCAGCGCGAGAGGTTGATCGTTATGCATAATAACTGCGCGATCCATCATCAGGTCAAAATCCAACATGGCGTAAAGAACAACTCCACGCCGCCCCTGGTAGATATTCGGCCGATAAACCAGTGCTGCCATGCGTACTCCCATAGGCGCATACGAGTAACTGGCTTCACATACCAGCTTGCCACCGGCAGTGATATAGCAGTTGGATTCTGACTCATAACTGACAACATAGGTGGAGAGATCAGGGAAATCCCCCACCTCGGAATAATGGGTGCCAGTCCACTCCAGGCTTAAACCTACGAGACTTTTGAATGCACACGACATAAAGGGGCGCCCCTGTAACCCAACAAGACAGAACCTAGTATGGTCCTTCTTTCTCCCAAAGGGGGTCATCAGCTTAAAAACAAATGGGGGCAATTAATTTTTTAAGGAGAGCGAAATAAAAAAGACCGCACCACCAGGGTGCGGCCATTCGCTTCTAGGGAAAAGCTATCAACTCAAAGAATCCTGGTGAAGCGACGACAGGGAATTCAAAACCCCAGCGCCAGGGCAACCAGAATATTTATTATTAATCAAAAATTGACATATATCATCGTGGCCAGGAAATTTTTACTACTTGAGAGGCGCTGTCTTCAGCGTCCTCACCATCAGTCACTGTGAGGGTAATTTCGTAATTACCCGTTTGTGCGTAGCGATGTAACGCCCAACGACCGTTGCGCTGCACTCCATCCCCAAAATCCCAGTGGTATTGCAGTTTATTATCACCGCTGTATTGGCTGCGATCTTCTACCCATACCCAACGGAAAAAGCGATGGAGTTTAAAGTTGGCCTGCAGTGAAATCGCATCATCCATCACTTCAACAATCTGTTCTTGTGTGGATACCGCACCGCGATCGTCTTTTACCTGCAAACGTACCAAGTAATTACCCGGCACATCGAAAGTGTGGCTGGGATTTTGCTCGCTACTGGTTACACCGTCGCCGAAATCCCAGGACCAGCTCAACAGCTCACCATCTGCATCAGTGCTGTTATCGATAAAATTCATCAACAACCCTTCAGACTTCCAGCTGAATTCTGCCGTGGGCGCTAGGTTATCTGCACCCAGGTCCAGCTCAACAATTAAGGGATCGTGATCGGATGCACGGAAGGGGCCTGTAGAGTAGAGGTTTTCCTGCTGCTCTAGGCTCTTGTGTTCAAGGTTGTAATCCAGCACTCGCGGTTCATCGGCATTGATATGCCAGTCCACAGCGGCAGTAACCAACGGAGCCAGTGAAGGGCTGGCCAGCGCATGATCCAGATAGCCAGACTGGCCGTCATAGACATAGGAATAAGCTTGTCCCGCTCCGTACCATTCCAGCAGGTCAGTATACCCCGCCCCTTCAAGAGCCGTAATTGGGTTTTCCATGGCGTAGCTGTTGAGGTCGCCCAGCACTAAAACACGGTCAACTCCAGTTCCGGTGGGGTCATTCTCAACCCAACTCACCAGGGCATCGGCAGCTTGAGTACGCAGAGCATTCCAGCAGCCCTGACCATCCCCCTGATCGCTGTTCAGGCTCCCATCTTTTGGACAACTTCCCTTGGATTTAAAGTGGTTCACCACCACGGCGAGACGCTCACCAGAGGAGAGTTCGGCAAATGCCTGTAACAGCGGCTGGCGGTTACCGTCATCAAAAGGATAATCCTGCAGAGTAACGGCACTGCCAATCGGCATAACGCGGTCGCTGCGGTAAATCATGCCCACGGCGATTTCATCACTGCCCAGCTGCGTGAGGTCCGGCTGCACAAACTGGTAGCTCTGTCCTGATGCTGTAGCATTGAGCCCATTGACCAGATCCTGGATGGCACTATCGACACCGTAGCCGTCGTTTTCCAGTTCCATCAAGCCGACAATATCGGCTTCCATACGCAAGATTGCAGAAATAATTTTCTCTCTTTGGCGCTCAAACTCTTCCAAAGTATCGGCGCCGCGCGAAGTGGGGAAGCCACCACCGTTGCCGTCACCATTGAAGTAATTCAGCACGTTAAAGCTGGCAACACGCAGGCTGCCATCACCCGGTAAGATGGGCGCTTCATCGCGTAGATTGACCGGGGTAAATTGGGGGACTTCCACAGGGTGAACACGATAGGCACCAAAGCCGTACCCCATCACACCGGTGAGCCCCTCCAGAGTATCGCCACTGCGCAAGGTGTTAGAAGCGCTGAGACCCGAGGCCGGATAAGGCATTGTCTCGGGATTTTGCACTGTGGAACCATCGTCCAGAATAATCTGGTTGAGTGCGTTGGCTTCCACTTGAGCCGCCGCTGCGGCGCCCGGCATATTATTGTGGGTGGGGATATACAGGCGGCCGTTGGATAGGATCACTTCGCCATAGCGGGCCAGGTTGTAATGACCGTTAACGGTGAGGCTCTGCGGGAATTCAACCAACATCCCTTCGAGCTGCTCCTGCTCTGCCACAGAGCCAAACGGCATCTGTACATTAGCCGCCGTTACCTGATAACCGCTTCCGCAAACGCTGACACCATCAACCTGATTCAACTCAGTGAAATCAAAAAATTCATCGACGATACCCCCCACGCGCACCAGGTCGCCAACTTGCACACTCACACCGAAAGCATTGTCGTGTACAAACAGTCCTTCTGAAGTCGCATCCACGCCATCCTGATCGCTGTCCTCTTCCTGAAGGAAGAAACCGGCCAAGCCGGTATTGGGATCTTGGAAATTGCCGACAACCACCGCCTCAATTTCGTGGCGCTCGCCTTCAAGCGCACTCGCGGTGCCGCTGCCCTGTATCTGGCTGATTAAGGTTGCTGCATCGCCACAGGCCCCAAGCTCAATACCGCCATTACCGTCACCATCTCCATTGCCACCATCGGCGCCGTGCCAGCCCAGGTGATCAAAGTTATTCAACCCCTCACTGGACCACTCCAGAGCAGGATCGAAGATGCCGCTTCCATCGGTTCGGCCTGTCTGCACATCCAGATTGCGTACCAGTGTTTGGTTTTGTGTGCCGAGGCTGCTATTGCCCCACTGGCTGCCGGGGTCAGTACCAATTTGGCCGATCACATCAACAAAACCATTGGGGCCTACCAGCGCTACGGCATCATCACCATTAAACAGGCCGCTGGTATAAATCTGGTCGGCCTGATCCAGCAACGCCGCATCGGCACTGCCGTGGGCCAGAACAAATACCGCACCGCCCTGCAGGGTGCCACTCAAAGCAATGTTCGCGGAGGCGCTATCGGAACCATTGAAAAAAAGCTGGATGGCGTAATCACTCAGATCAATCGCAGTTTCACCGCCATTAAAAATTTCCAGCGCTTTATTGTTACCACTGCCCTCAATGTACTCCGAGATAATGAGGTCGCTGGCTTGGACCTCTGCAGCCATCAGTGGAAGACCCAGGGCTGCCAGAGCAGCCAAGCCAAATTGTTTCATCGTCGTTATTCCCAGTTGCCTGATACGGATTAAGCGGCGCAAAGAGTGGCGGGGAATTCCTAAATTTCGATGAAACAAATGTTAAATTTCGGTTTCAATGTGTGGTGATTGGAAAGGCTTGGCATTTGCCGGCAACCTAAAAACGTGTGTCCGCGATCAAGCGAAGGGTTAACGGGTTCACAGGAGGTTGAGGAAATGCCACAGCGTAGGGAGATACTCTACAATCATTTATATAAGCACTTATATAAATTCAACACTATGAAATACAGCCAGTTGGGTACTCGCCTCAGGCATTTAATCGAATTACTGGACGGCGATGTCGCAGATAGTTACCGCACCTGCGGTATTAAAAACTACAAGCCGCGTTATACACCGGTGATGCGAGCCCTTATCCACAAGAGCCCGGTCACCATCAATGAAATCGCGGCCAGTGCCGCAATCTCCCAGCCGGCGGTTAGCCAGACAGTCAGAGATATGGTCCAGCAGGGATTGTTAGAAATCCTCACCGGGGAGGATGCACGCCAGCGCAAGGTCCGCCTCAGCCGTAAAGGCCAGCGCTTACTACCAAAGCTTGAAGTCCACTGGCAAGCCACCGTTGAAGCGGAACGTTCATTAAATCGGCAACTGTCTACACCTCTAACAGCACTCGTCGAAGAGGCGATTGCCGCTCTGCAGGAACACCCCTATCTCGATCGCATTCAGCAGTGCATTGCCAAGGAGAATAAAAAGCCATGAAACTGATTGCCGCCTTCAGCCTGGTCCTGTGCCACACCATCTCTTCAGCGACTTACGCAAGCGATGAGGATTGCCAGTTTAATCCCACCGTAGTTATCCAATCCGCCGCCAGCGCTATTGCAGAAACTTATATACTCGCAGACAAAGCCCAAAGCGTTTCCCTGGCGTTGTCTGAGATGGCCAGTAGCCCTGAAGCTTTGCGCCTTTGCCGGGACTCCGAAAGTTTTGCCAAGCTAATTACCGAGAAAATCCGAACACTGTCTGGAGACAAGCACTTCTATTTGGAGCCGGTAAGCCCTAATGAAGATTCCAACAATTGGATAGCACAGTGGCGGGCTGAGGCGCCCAAGAACAACTATGGTGTAAAGAAACTAGAGTTATTGCCCGGTAATATTGCCTACTTCAAACTCTCTTCATTCCACACTTTTGAAAATGCACGGCAAAGCCTGGCCGCGGCATTTACCCTGCTGCAACACAGTGACGGGCTGATATTGGACCTGCGCAATAATGGCGGTGGTGATAGTGATACAGCCACCGCCATCCTTGAGTCCTTTGTCGACCCCACTAAACCCCTGCCATATGTCATTGAAACCAGAGAGAAGCAACATTCCCCTGAACGCATCAAAGAACTTCCTTGGCCAGCCTATGGCACCCATAGACCCATGGTAGTACTGATCAATGGGCGCTCCTTCTCTGCATCAGAAAGCATCGCCTTCTCGCTGCAACAACTGGGTAGAGCCACTATTATCGGTAGTGCCAGCGCCGGCGGAGCCCATATGATGGATGCGCCTCAGACCCTGCCATTTAGCTTTGAGATTGGAATTCCCTCTAGTCGCCCGGTTTCGACTTTATCTAAGGAACTAGTTAACTGGGAGGGTCAGGGGGTGAGGCCGAATATTAAAACTAGCGAACAAGAAATTTTGCAGGTGGCATTAGAGGTTCTTAAAAAGTAAACTGCGTTTTAAAGCACACCCAAACTTTAAAACAATGGAATTGTAGAACTCAACAATGCGTACCTCTTTACAACCTATAACACAGAATAACTATGAGGCGGTCTGCGATCTGGATGTCGCCGAAGCGCAGCAAGAATACGTCGCCTGTAATATGTGGTCACTGGTGGAGGCACAGTTCAATTCTGGATATGAAACCCGTGCGATTTATACGGGAGAAAAGCCCGTTGGTTTTCTTATGTGGGTGAAAGAGAGCCGTGAAAAAATTTCCATTTGGAGATTTATGGTTGACCAGAAGCAGCAGGGGAAGGGGATAGGTAGGGCAGCGCTTCAGCTAGCCCTACAAGAAATCCGGCAAACACCCAATATCGAGCAAATAGAAATCTGCTACAACCCCAAAAACCCAGTGGCTAAAGACTTTTATTCCAGTTTTGGTTTTACTGAAATGGGTATGGATAAGGACAACGAAGATATGCTTGCCATTATCAACCTCACCAATAAAACTCCTGAAGAGGCTGATGCTATTTAAACGGGCAGGCGGGCTTAGTGCCACTCCAGACCGGTAAATCGAGATCTTCTTTATTGTCTGATGGCGCCCCTGTGCGACTCTTAAAAGAACCTTCCTCTATGGTCAGGCGCATTAGGGCCGTACCCTTGCGCTCCTGAGTATTTGGAGCGCGCACCTGGCTCCAGCGGCCGGGCTCGATATCTTCGATAATAGATTTGAAAACCGCATCAAACTCCTCTGGGTCCTGTACCCGCGCACCGCGGCAAAACAAAACTGCCGAGCGATAGTTGGCACTGTGATGAAAGGCGGATTTAGCCAGGACCCATTCGTCATAGTGGGCAAAGGAAATACACACCTGCTGCCCCGAATCCAGTAATTTCTGCAGCCGGCTTTTATTGGCCACATGAAAATACAAAAAGTCCCCATGGCGCCATACCGTCATGGGAATAACAATCACTTCACCATCCTGGGTAAAACCAATATGCCCGAGCTTCAGTTCATCGACCAAACGATAAATATCCTCGCGGCGATAACTGGCCCTCTTGGCAGCACGGCGCACCCGGCTTTTCGCAGTAACCGACAGTTCACTCTTTGCGGAATCTAAAACTACCATTCTTAAAAACTCCCACAACGATTTATCAACAACAGATATCGCCAATATAGGGAGTTACTGGTACTCTGATTAGATCCAGTTTTAATCAGTTAATGGTGCCAGTTTGAGTAGCCCCGATTTTGCCGACTTAATCCTGGACCCCAGGCAACCGTTACAAAGCCAGCTATACCGCAGCCTGGTGGAGTGGATTTGCAGCGGCCGTCTCTCAGCAGGGAGTAAGCTCCCCTCCTCTCGCAGACTATCCTCCACCCTGAATATCAGCCGCAATACGGTCACACTGGTGCTAGAGCAGCTCAAAGCAGAGGGTTTTGTTACCAGCCGTGTCGGACAGGGCGTTTTTGTATCCAGTACCCTGCCCGCTTACGTACAGAAAACACAGCATCAGGCATGGTATTCCCAAGACTCCGATGGTACAGCTCCCTTACCAGGGCTCTCAGCCCTTGGCCAAAAGCTGCAGACAGCCACGGCATTTAAAACCGACAGCGGCGTATCTCTACCTTTTTCACCGGGTATACCGGACCTCAATGCCTTTCCCTTATCTATTTGGTCCAGACTCTACAGGCGCCACAAAGATAGGTTTCCACTGCTTAGCTATGGGCACAGCCAGGGCCATCCACCCTTACGCTGGGCACTGGCAGAATACCTGCGCAGCTGCCGCGGAGTGCTCTGTGATGAAAGCCAGATCATCATAACCAATGGCGC
The DNA window shown above is from Microbulbifer variabilis and carries:
- the mpl gene encoding UDP-N-acetylmuramate:L-alanyl-gamma-D-glutamyl-meso-diaminopimelate ligase; the encoded protein is MHIHILGICGTFMGSLAQLAVAEGHRVTGSDANVYPPMSTQLQQAGIQITEGYDPAQLEPAPDLVIIGNAMSRGNPAVEAVLEQGLAYTSGAQWLCDHFLGGRWVLAVAGTHGKTTTASMLAWILEAADMQPGFLIGGVPGNFGVSARLGDSPFFVVEADEYDTAFFDKRSKFVHYRPRTVIINNLEFDHADIFDDLAAIQRQFHHLVRTVPGNGLIVSAAEDNVEQVLQQGCWSEVQRFASEDQPGISAGDWRAVNIAADGSSFSVLFEGAKVARVEWDLTGMHNVRNGLAAMAAARHVGVVPELSATALGRFQGVKRRMECLGEVAGIRVYDDFAHHPTAIESTLTGLRAKVGKDKIIALIEPRSNTMRMGVHQGQLASACSGADMVLWYQPQGMNWSLNEVTHHSPVPAKIFDTIENGVESALQLAGEGSHIVVMSNGGFGGIHQRLIGALEQKYNYST
- a CDS encoding 6-phosphofructokinase encodes the protein MSKKNAFYAQSGGVTAVINASACGVIEAARENQDKIGKVYAGLNGILGALREELIDVSQESVEDIAALRHTPSGAFGSCRYKLKSLEENRAEYERLIEVFKAHDIGYFFYNGGGDSADTCLKVSQLSETMGYPIQAIHIPKTVDNDLPLTDNCPGFGSVAKYVAVSTKEAAMDVASMCATSTKVFILEVMGRHAGWIAAAGALAQEEEGDAPHIILFPEVAFDKEKFLAKVQKTVDEKGYCVIVASEGAQYEDGTFLADAGTTDAFGHKQLGGVAPTLANMIKSELGLKYHWALADYLQRAARHIASATDVEQAYAVGRAAVEMAAAGKNAIMPAIIRAEGEEYSWSIAEAPLSEVANVEKFMPKEYISEDGFGITDAGREYLLPLIQGEDYPPYKNGVPQYAKLKKQLVEKKLDTEFKV
- a CDS encoding FG-GAP repeat protein — encoded protein: MNRKIIKISLIALLLSGCSGGGSGSSSTGDTAEKNPPVASTPSTGDGTPPATEDPSNGGDTSIAPEQVKLIALSFEAIKKFRFAWIDAENASHYHLLENPDGVSGFRRVAEYIPQGNESLTLKLETALYSRTNAQYILQACNGEGSQERCSDSTILSVDDFLLTGSIGYFKASNTDAHDDFGKAISLSADGQTLAIGAPREDSNTTGVNGDGSNNDADESGAVYIFTRSESGWQQQAYLKANNNRKWEYFGSELSLNADGQTLAVGTDSGVYIFTRNEDDWQQQAYLKASDTDASENFGDSLSFSSDGQTLAVGASREDSGAVYIFTRDKGTWQQQAYIKASNSDENDLFGYTVGLSADGQILGVGAPNENSSATGINNDQSNNRTYNSGAVYIFARSDSDWQQQAYIKASNTDEGDYFGSSLSLSADGKVLAIGATAESSNASGINGDANNNQATGAGAAYIFIRNNDTWQQQAYIKASNTNSYDRFGGSLSLSADGQSLAVGAIREGSSAIGINGDEGDNSADWSGAVYIFARSEDNWQQKAYLKASNTEKGDYFGFGNISLSADGQTLAVGAFHEDSGATGIGGNQQDNSAYSSGAVYIY
- a CDS encoding VOC family protein, which codes for MDNHEKINYVEFPSKNLAKTKAFFTEAFGWEFTDYGPEYSAFSGAGLDGGFFQADMHSSTVNGAALVVLYSSDLEDTLQKVERCGAKVVKPIFSFPGGRRFHFAEPSGNEFAVWSDIGEKQ
- a CDS encoding ExeM/NucH family extracellular endonuclease; translated protein: MKQFGLAALAALGLPLMAAEVQASDLIISEYIEGSGNNKALEIFNGGETAIDLSDYAIQLFFNGSDSASANIALSGTLQGGAVFVLAHGSADAALLDQADQIYTSGLFNGDDAVALVGPNGFVDVIGQIGTDPGSQWGNSSLGTQNQTLVRNLDVQTGRTDGSGIFDPALEWSSEGLNNFDHLGWHGADGGNGDGDGNGGIELGACGDAATLISQIQGSGTASALEGERHEIEAVVVGNFQDPNTGLAGFFLQEEDSDQDGVDATSEGLFVHDNAFGVSVQVGDLVRVGGIVDEFFDFTELNQVDGVSVCGSGYQVTAANVQMPFGSVAEQEQLEGMLVEFPQSLTVNGHYNLARYGEVILSNGRLYIPTHNNMPGAAAAAQVEANALNQIILDDGSTVQNPETMPYPASGLSASNTLRSGDTLEGLTGVMGYGFGAYRVHPVEVPQFTPVNLRDEAPILPGDGSLRVASFNVLNYFNGDGNGGGFPTSRGADTLEEFERQREKIISAILRMEADIVGLMELENDGYGVDSAIQDLVNGLNATASGQSYQFVQPDLTQLGSDEIAVGMIYRSDRVMPIGSAVTLQDYPFDDGNRQPLLQAFAELSSGERLAVVVNHFKSKGSCPKDGSLNSDQGDGQGCWNALRTQAADALVSWVENDPTGTGVDRVLVLGDLNSYAMENPITALEGAGYTDLLEWYGAGQAYSYVYDGQSGYLDHALASPSLAPLVTAAVDWHINADEPRVLDYNLEHKSLEQQENLYSTGPFRASDHDPLIVELDLGADNLAPTAEFSWKSEGLLMNFIDNSTDADGELLSWSWDFGDGVTSSEQNPSHTFDVPGNYLVRLQVKDDRGAVSTQEQIVEVMDDAISLQANFKLHRFFRWVWVEDRSQYSGDNKLQYHWDFGDGVQRNGRWALHRYAQTGNYEITLTVTDGEDAEDSASQVVKISWPR
- a CDS encoding MarR family winged helix-turn-helix transcriptional regulator, whose translation is MPQRREILYNHLYKHLYKFNTMKYSQLGTRLRHLIELLDGDVADSYRTCGIKNYKPRYTPVMRALIHKSPVTINEIAASAAISQPAVSQTVRDMVQQGLLEILTGEDARQRKVRLSRKGQRLLPKLEVHWQATVEAERSLNRQLSTPLTALVEEAIAALQEHPYLDRIQQCIAKENKKP
- a CDS encoding S41 family peptidase, whose translation is MKLIAAFSLVLCHTISSATYASDEDCQFNPTVVIQSAASAIAETYILADKAQSVSLALSEMASSPEALRLCRDSESFAKLITEKIRTLSGDKHFYLEPVSPNEDSNNWIAQWRAEAPKNNYGVKKLELLPGNIAYFKLSSFHTFENARQSLAAAFTLLQHSDGLILDLRNNGGGDSDTATAILESFVDPTKPLPYVIETREKQHSPERIKELPWPAYGTHRPMVVLINGRSFSASESIAFSLQQLGRATIIGSASAGGAHMMDAPQTLPFSFEIGIPSSRPVSTLSKELVNWEGQGVRPNIKTSEQEILQVALEVLKK